A genome region from Manihot esculenta cultivar AM560-2 chromosome 5, M.esculenta_v8, whole genome shotgun sequence includes the following:
- the LOC122721227 gene encoding protein yippee-like At4g27745 — protein sequence MAELVGPRLYSCYNCRNHVSLHDDIISKAFQGRNGRAFLFSHAMNIIVGAKEDRHLITGLHTVADIYCADCREVLGWKYERAYEASQKYKEGKFILEKSKIVKENW from the exons ATGGCGGAATTGGTGGGTCCTCGGTTGTACAGCTGTTATAATTGTCGAAACCATGTTTCTCTTCATGATGATATAATTTCTAAGGCTTTTCAG GGAAGAAATGGCCGAGCATTTCTGTTCTCCCACGCAATGAATATTATTGTAGGTGCTAAAGAAGATAGGCATCTGATAACTGGTCTCCATACTGTTGCTGATATCTATTGTGCTGATTGCCGTGAGGTGTTGGGTTGGAAGTACGAGCGAGCTTATGAAGCATCTCAGAAGTACAAGGAAGGGAAATTCATACTTGAGAAGTCGAAAATTGTTAAGGAAAACTGGTAA
- the LOC110615588 gene encoding metal-nicotianamine transporter YSL3 has protein sequence MNNLMGTVHMEETKGIEKENSEEMGDEPEYTSRIAPWNKQITVRGVVASLVIGIIYSVIVMKLNLTTGLVPNLNVSAALLAFVFIRTWTKLLQKAGIVTNPFTRQENTIIQTCAVACYSIAVGGGFGSYLLALNRKTYEQAGVDTEGNAPGSIKEPGIGWMTGFLFVSSFVGLLALVPLRKIMIIDYKLTYPSGTATAVLINGFHTSKGDKLARKQVHGFMKFFSISFIWAFFQWFYSGGERCGFSQFPTFGLKAWKNSFFFDFSSTYVGAGMICSHLVNLSLLLGAVLSWGIMWPLIGGNKGDWFPATLPESNMKSLNGYKVFISIALILGDGLYNFVKILYFTANSIRARAKTNNSRTDESKQAPDDLRRNEFFIRETIPMWVACLGYTAFSIISIIVIPLMFPELKWYYVVVAYILAPSLSFCNAYGAGLTDMNMAYNYGKVALFILAAISGGNNGVVAGLVGCGLIKSIVSYSSDLMHDFKTGHLTLTSPRSMLLSQVIGTAIGCVVAPLTFFLFYKAFDVGNPDGEYKAPYGLIYRNMAILGVEGFSALPQHCLQLCYGFFAFAIAANLVRDLFPKNIGKWIPLPMAMAVPFLVGANFAIDMCVGSLVVFAWHKLNSRRAGLMIPAVASGLICGDGLWILPSSILALAKIHPPICMSFK, from the exons ATGAATAATCTAATGGGGACTGTGCACATGGAAGAAACGAAAGGGATTGAGAAGGAGAATTCGGAAGAGATGGGAGATGAGCCAGAGTACACAAGTAGAATTGCTCCGTGGAATAAACAGATCACAGTTAGAGGGGTCGTAGCTAGCTTAGTAATTGGCATCATATACAGTGTGATAGTGATGAAGCTGAACCTCACCACAGGCCTAGTACCCAATCTGAATGTTTCTGCTGCTCTACTGGCTTTTGTTTTTATTAGAACATGGACTAAGCTTCTTCAGAAGGCTGGAATTGTAACCAATCCGTTCACTAGACAAGAGAATACCATAATTCAAACTTGTGCCGTTGCTTGTTATAGCATTGCTGTTGGAG GTGGTTTTGGGTCTTATCTTCTGGCATTGAATAGGAAGACATATGAGCAAGCTGGAGTTGATACAGAAGGGAATGCTCCTGGCAGCATAAAGGAACCTGGGATTGGCTGGATGACTGGTTTCCTCTTTGTTAGCAGTTTTGTTGGGCTGCTTGCGTTGGTTCCTCTTAGGaag ATCATGATAATAGATTATAAATTAACTTATCCAAGTGGAACCGCAACTGCGGTTCTCATCAATGGTTTCCATACTTCTAAAGGAGACAAGCTTGCTAG GAAGCAGGTTCATGGGTTCATGAAGTTCTTTTCAATAAGCTTCATCTGGGCTTTCTTTCAGTGGTTTTACTCTGGTGGAGAGAGATGTGGATTTTCTCAGTTCCCTACATTTGGATTGAAAGCTTGGAAAAACTC ATTTTTCTTTGACTTCAGTTCTACTTACGTAGGAGCAGGAATGATCTGTTCCCATCTTGTGAATTTGTCTTTGCTACTTGGCGCTGTACTTTCTTGGGGAATCATGTGGCCACTGATAGGAGGGAATAAAGGAGATTGGTTTCCTGCTACTTTACCAGAAAGCAATATGAAGAGTCTAAATGGTTACAAG GTCTTTATTTCTATTGCTCTGATCCTCGGAGACGGGCTCTACAATTTTGTCAAGATACTATATTTTACTGCCAATAGCATCCGTGCCAGAGCAAAGACTAACAATTCTAGAACAG ATGAGTCGAAACAAGCTCCGGATGATCTTCGGAGGAATGAATTTTTCATAAGAGAAACTATTCCAATGTGGGTAGCATGTTTAGGGTACACTGCGTTCTCCATCATTTCCATCATTGTGATCCCTCTCATGTTTCCTGAGCTAAAGTGGTACTATGTAGTGGTTGCCTACATTCTTGCACCTTCTCTTAGCTTCTGCAATGCTTATGGTGCTGGTCTAACCGACATGAATATGGCGTATAACTATGGAAAGGTGGCCCTTTTCATACTTGCAGCCATATCTGGAGGAAATAACGGGGTTGTCGCAGGACTTGTGGGATGTGGCCTGATTAAATCCATTGTTTCCTATTCTTCTGATTTGATGCATGATTTCAAGACTGGTCATCTAACTCTTACTTCTCCTCGGTCGATGCTTCTTAGCCAGGTGATTGGGACTGCAATAGGTTGTGTTGTAGCTCCTCTTACATTCTTTCTCTTCTACAAGGCTTTTGATGTGGGGAATCCTGATGGAGAGTATAAAGCTCCATATGGCCTCATATACCGAAACATGGCGATTCTTGGTGTCGAAGGATTCTCTGCCCTTCCCCAGCATTGCTTGCAGCTTTGTTATGGTTTTTTTGCCTTCGCTATCGCAGCCAATTTGGTAAGAGATCTATTCCCAAAAAACATTGGCAAATGGATCCCTCTCCCAATGGCTATGGCAGTACCTTTCTTAGTCGGGGCGAACTTCGCAATTGATATGTGTGTGGGGAGTCTGGTTGTGTTTGCTTGGCACAAGCTAAACAGCAGAAGAGCAGGTTTGATGATTCCTGCAGTGGCCTCCGGCTTGATCTGTGGAGATGGTTTATGGATTCTCCCCTCATCCATCCTTGCACTGGCTAAAATTCATCCTccaatatgcatgagtttcaagTAG
- the LOC122723624 gene encoding outer mitochondrial transmembrane helix translocase-like: MGGLSETKFLQELVLYAASAALSCLVLFAGLRHLDPNREASKKALEQKKEIAKRLGRPLIQTNPYEDVIACDVINPDHIDVEFDSIGGLESIKQSLYELVILPLRRPDLFSHGKLLGPQKGVLLYGPPGTGKTMLAKAIAKESGAVFINVRISNLMSKWFGDAQKLVAAVFSLAYKLQPAIIFIDEVDSFLGQRRTTDHEALTNMKTEFMALWDGFTTDQNAQVMVLAATNRPSELDEAILRRLPQAFQIGMPDRRERVDILKVILKGEKVEEGIDFDYIASLCEGYTGSDLLELCKKAAYFPIRDLLDEEKKGKRYSAPRPLRQSDLENVVATSTKTRIAANEYTRSNSQSPGWSRQSDDHVQATINELSKLVVSQILNIQSDAQDH; this comes from the exons ATGGGTGGCTTATCGGAGACCAAGTTCTTGCAGGAGCTTGTATTATACGCTGCAAGTGCAGCCCTAAGTTGTCTGGTATTGTTTGCGGGCCTCCGACATCTTGACCCTAACCGTGAGGCTTCGAAGAAGGCTCTTGAACAGAAGAAGGAAATTGCGAAGCGGTTGGGTCGCCCTCTTATCCAGACCAATCCCTACGAG GATGTAATAGCTTGTGATGTCATAAATCCCGATCACATTGATGTGGAATTTGATTCAATTGGAGGATTGGAAAGTATTAAGCAATCATTGTATGAACTGGTGATTCTTCCTCTGAGGAGACCTGACCTTTTTTCACATGGGAAGCTTCTTGGGCCCCAAAAAGGAGTCCTGTTATACGGACCACCAGGTACTGGTAAGACAATGCTTGCCAAAGCTATTGCAAAAGAGTCAGGAGCTGTTTTCATTAATGTGAGGATCTCCAATCTGATGAGCAAGTGGTTTGGTGATGCTCAAAAGCTCG TGGCTGCTGTTTTTAGCCTGGCTTATAAACTTCAGCCTgctattatatttattgatgaGGTCGACAGTTTTTTGGGGCAGCGTCGTACTACAGATCACGAGGCTTTGACTAATATGAAGACCGAGTTCATGGCTTTGTGGGATGGGTTTACGACAGACC AGAATGCACAAGTGATGGTTCTTGCTGCAACAAACCGCCCATCAGAACTTGATGAAGCAATACTACGGCGCCTTCCCCAGGCCTTTCAGATTGGGATGCCTGATCGCAGGGAAAGAGTTGATATATTGAAGGTTATTCTGAAGGGCGAGAAAGTGGAAGAAGGCATTGATTTTGACTACATAGCAAGCTTGTGTGAGGGTTACACAGGTTCTGATCTTCTTGAACTCTGCAAGAAAGCAGCTTACTTTCCTATTAGGGACCTACTGGATGAGGAGAAGAAGGGGAAACGATATAGT GCACCAAGGCCTTTGCGCCAATCAGATTTGGAAAATGTTGTTGCCACATCAACTAAGACAAGGATTGCTGCAAATGAGTACACTAGATCCAACTCACAATCACCTGGATGGTCTAGACAGTCGGACGACCATGTTCAAGCCACAATCAATGAACTCTCTAAACTTGTAGTTTCCCAAATATTGAACATTCAGTCAGATGCCCAGGACCATTGA
- the LOC122723716 gene encoding protein MLP1 homolog, whose protein sequence is MEANARDLSLRESVYRRIEEARRDENLSATIDARGNLAAAREHTASLQTELYAAYEALKRAGGKVADAEEYAKSMEVELFNTRRLLEESNERAAAVEARCEGVLKQLSSAAEGLRERDEAISQKEEIQRQLEQLKVKLDSTLALKDEALARVVVLRQELSGHADSIKGLTSAAEEFKLQNQQLCRQVKDLETRCSALSEEAKLAEDKVRLEIEKHLKEYKESPELQERDPVGL, encoded by the coding sequence ATGGAGGCAAATGCTCGTGACCTCTCTCTACGAGAGTCTGTCTACCGTAGGATTGAGGAGGCTCGTCGAGATGAAAACCTATCTGCAACCATTGATGCCCGGGGCAACCTCGCTGCAGCTCGAGAGCATACTGCGTCTCTCCAGACGGAACTGTATGCTGCCTATGAGGCCTTAAAGAGGGCCGGCGGGAAGGTAGCTGATGCAGAGGAGTATGCCAAGTCCATGGAGGTAGAGTTGTTTAACACCCGAAGACTTCTTGAGGAATCtaatgagagggcagctgcggTTGAGGCTCGTTGCGAGGGGgttttgaagcagctgtcttcTGCAGCAGAGGGCCTTCGcgagagggatgaggctataAGCCAGAAGGAGGAGATTCAGCGTCAGCTAGAGCAGCTGAAGGTAAAATTGGACTCCACATTGGCTCTGAAGGACGAGGCCTTAGCCCGCGTCGTAGTTTTGAGGCAAGAGCTGAGTGGGCATGCTGATAGCATCAAGGGTTTAACTTCAGCGGCAGAAGAGTTTAAACTTCAGAATCAGCAACTGTGCCGACAAGTCAAGGACCTAGAGACGAGGTGCTCAGCGCTGTCTGAAGAGGCCAAATTAGCCGAGGATAAGGTCCGGCTGGAGATTGAAAAGCACTTGAAGGAGTATAAGGAGTCCCCTGAATTGCAAGAAAGAGACCCAGTAGGCCTGTGA